The Biomphalaria glabrata chromosome 6, xgBioGlab47.1, whole genome shotgun sequence genomic interval GATATTACCATCTTTAGAGAAAGCTGTTTGGCGGATTGCTGTGTTACACTTATGATGAGACAATTTGGTGAATCTGTTGAAAGTCAACATTTATAGTCAATATAAATAGCTTTTTACAAACCACTGTTATGACATTTAATAAGAACTAGCATCAatgatctttttaaaatacatcaaTCTGTTTGAATTGTGGGTGCATCTAAATGTTACAACTCAAAGAGAAGTTTCTCTTTCATTCACTTACTTTGTCTGAGTTGGATCATCTACTTCTAGGTCCCAAACAAATATGTGGCCAACTTGATTCCCTAGAGCCATCATCTAGAGAACATTGAAGATATGAGAACTAAATTactctaaaaaaatgtaatcattcTATCAAGACTTAGTTGAAAGTAGCTGTGATTAAGTTACCCCTGTGATTAAGTTACCCAAGTCTAAAGTATTTTCAATAAAGTTGAGTAGatatattcaaatgttattaGGAGCATAGTATTGCTTAGTctttaatattgaaaatataatgGAAAGACATTTTATACTAAGTAATACCCCTTTAGGACAAAGAAGAATGGTAGAGAACCACTTACCTGTAAATTGTAGTCCAGTGAAAATCTCATGTACCAGATCTCACATTCTTTATATTCAAATCTATGTAATATCCAAACACTTTCTTTCTCATCTGTTCTGATCTTGACTGCATCCTGAGAACTGCCTGGTCTCCAACACACTATACAGTTCTCACATGACTGAAGGTAAAGAACACAATTCAACTAAAAGGACTAATAGACTCCACATGATTAAACACTACAATTCTGAGAAACTTTATACACACTGAGTGACTAAAGAtgtaacactaaaacaagagtGGCTGAACATACTAGATATATGTTGATCAAATAAACACAACACTGTCTTGTGTACCTTTGACAAAACAAGATTTCCCAACCATCTGACACAATCAACATAGTTTCTATGAATATCTCTAGTGGAGAATTCTGGGAAGTGACAGTATTCAGTTGGGAAAGGCCTGATAaagaaaggttaaaaaaaacaacaatgtatCTTAAAGGcagtattttcttttctagccttgtaaataaatacaatcgAGTAAAAAATGAGCAGTTAATAAAAGCTAATGTAATGAACTGAAACAACATgaaaaatgccaagaaataATGGTCTACACATACTCATCTTGTTTTGATGTGGTATAATAATGAGACTCTTGTAAAGCTTTCTTGATGTCAGCTTTTTCAAGGTTCCAAATTTTGAGAGAGTGGTCCATCCCACAGGACACAATTTTGCTTCCACTTAAATAGAAATCctgtagaaaaaaaactttttatgttcaactcaaaaaaaaaaaaaaacaatgaataattctatAACTGTATGTGGGTTTAAGGTTTAATTGGATACCCCAGACTTACAGCACTGAGCACCTCATCTCTGTGTCCATCTACACCTCCTAATATCACTGCACAAACTCCAGTTTTTACATTCCACAGTCGTAGGTCATGAtctttacaaaaagaaaaaaattggtAACAAATAGAATAGTTAAAGTAGATCTaccaaaaattaaatgtttacttGCCCATAATCTCAAAAAGCTAAAACTTAAGTAAAAGCAAATTGCAAACTATAAACTGTACCTTTGCTGACTGAAAGTAAAATATTGTAGTCttttggtttaaattttaaCTCATTTACTGCATTGCCATGGCCCACAAATTGCTATGaaaaaatacacaaattgaATTATAAAGTGCATTAAATCCTACTACTAAAATACTAATATCAatacaatatattatattatatactacCTAATATGAAATTAATATGAAGTATTGGATTGTTTGGTACGCTCTTAttataaagaaattaataagtCCAGTTCCTTTTGTTATGTTCCTTATATTTGTTGATAATCTTTGTTGAGAAATATCATACATTATATTAAGTATAAACAGTAATTTGtcaacaaaacttaaaatatgcaCCAAGTAGTCACATCTTTACATTGATCAGACTGCTATCTTCACAGCTCCAATGCCAAAGTCAGTCCTGATTATATACTAGCCAGTCAACATGTGGTCAAAAATACTGAGATGTATATAAGATTGGGTTGTATGATGCCAGCAATATCATCAAGAGTTCTGCATAACCTTCAAGCTGGTAGCAATATCATCAAGAATTCTGCATAACCTTCAAGCTGGTAGCAATATGTATTGTATGTAATTTCAATGACAAGTTTTGTCACTTTTTTCTATTAACCTTTATGCAAAGTCCAACAGTGGGACTGATGATTCTAATGATTCCCCTCACTCCAGCAACTGCCAGTATTGGCTGCCCTGTAGCTTCATCAAAGGACCATGCACAGCAATAAAAGTTTTCATTTGTCTTCAACAAGAATTTAggaaaaataatctttttttttgtgccaaAACAAATGAACCTGCTTTGCTTACACCTTAAATTGTGTAAATAAtgatcatttttaattttatagttGAAAAATTTCCCATTGATTGctaaaacatatttttcttgCTTTTATTTACTAAACACCAAGAAggcaaaaagaaacaaaaaagaagatttaaaGGATACACTTGGATCAGCATAGGACTGAAGCAATTTGATTCTCCCTCCATCATGGCATTCATAAATTGTGACctgaaaaatgtttatttttagaacacTAACAACTTGTCCAATGGCAACAATTCATACAAGTAAAACAGAGTGGTTTTGTTTGCAAATCTTTGTTCCAGAACAATTAAGcagaaaaattttaaattttaaataaaatttcaatcTATCAAGTTTAGAAATTGTGAAAGAAATTCATAAGATAATCATGAAAATAATagtactgtaaataaatactataaAGGTTAAAGTTGATCAACAGGTTAGAATCAAATATTTATCAATTTAAACAGAAATTTAGAAAAGCCATacaaaaagtttaaacaaaacaatagtaGACTTACTCTGTTGTGACCGACTGTGGCAAATAAAACAGGATCTGTTTCTTTCATCAAAAGGTTGATCTGTATTCCAAACAGAGGTTGACCATGGTCTTCCTGGATGTTAGCAATATAACACTGGAGTACATTTCAAAATCtaacaaatcaacaaatatatatatatatatcctgctGTCttacaaatatacatttttgaTTGGGTGATGTATGAAGATTTGCTTCCATAAAGGGAGATAATCAAACTGATGAATAAATGAGACAACACAAATATTGCATTTTTGACATTTAAGTATCCATAT includes:
- the LOC106059918 gene encoding polycomb protein EED-like isoform X1, whose product is MHTEMSGDEMDEVSSTTSTKEEESRSETPTFRSRNGIRSKRHLKKCKLQFKCTNYLKEDHGQPLFGIQINLLMKETDPVLFATVGHNRVTIYECHDGGRIKLLQSYADPSTNENFYCCAWSFDEATGQPILAVAGVRGIIRIISPTVGLCIKQFVGHGNAVNELKFKPKDYNILLSVSKDHDLRLWNVKTGVCAVILGGVDGHRDEVLSADFYLSGSKIVSCGMDHSLKIWNLEKADIKKALQESHYYTTSKQDEPFPTEYCHFPEFSTRDIHRNYVDCVRWLGNLVLSKSCENCIVCWRPGSSQDAVKIRTDEKESVWILHRFEYKECEIWYMRFSLDYNLQMMALGNQVGHIFVWDLEVDDPTQTKFTKLSHHKCNTAIRQTAFSKDGNILLAVSDDGSIWRWDRIK
- the LOC106059918 gene encoding polycomb protein EED-like isoform X2 is translated as MSGDEMDEVSSTTSTKEEESRSETPTFRSRNGIRSKRHLKKCKLQFKCTNYLKEDHGQPLFGIQINLLMKETDPVLFATVGHNRVTIYECHDGGRIKLLQSYADPSTNENFYCCAWSFDEATGQPILAVAGVRGIIRIISPTVGLCIKQFVGHGNAVNELKFKPKDYNILLSVSKDHDLRLWNVKTGVCAVILGGVDGHRDEVLSADFYLSGSKIVSCGMDHSLKIWNLEKADIKKALQESHYYTTSKQDEPFPTEYCHFPEFSTRDIHRNYVDCVRWLGNLVLSKSCENCIVCWRPGSSQDAVKIRTDEKESVWILHRFEYKECEIWYMRFSLDYNLQMMALGNQVGHIFVWDLEVDDPTQTKFTKLSHHKCNTAIRQTAFSKDGNILLAVSDDGSIWRWDRIK